The DNA sequence CTAATTGGCGCTTCAATGCGCTATAAACTGATAAGCGCTTCAAATGCGCTGTAGACTGGCGCTTCAAATGCGCTACTAGCTGATGGGTGCTTCAATGCGCTACAAACTGATAAGCGCGTCAGATGCGCTATAGATGGATGGACGCTTCAGTGCGCTTACAAACCATTATGGACTGCAGCAATATATGAGCTGCAGACTGATGATTGATTTGCGCTTTAAATGCGCTACAAAATCTGAGCTACAGAAGATTAGCGCTACAAAAATGATACCATTAGCACTACAACAGCGCTTCATTGTGTTACAAGGCACAGGAACTGCAGAGGTACATGAGCTGCAGAGAATTTACACCTAAAATGCGCTACAAAGTAATAACAGCTGCAGAAATATACAAGCTGCACTGTTTTATGCTATAAAGAAACCTGCTATAAAGGGACAAGAGCTGTAGAGTAAGATTACTCCGTCTTCTTGGAGGGGGACCCCACCCTTTGTCTCTAACACACCTTTTGGAATGGCTCCCACTATGTTTTTCTGCAGGACGGTTGTCTGCATGATGGTGCTGTTACACAAAATGGAGCCCCAGGCAAAAATTAGTGTTTAACATTCTGCCCACACCATTCCTGCTATAGCAGTGGAGTGGAGGGGCGCTGACTTGAGTGTAAAAGGGAATCTTTTGGTGGTGGCAGAGCGAGCTGCCTTGCCTAGTTGCGCTTGATTGAAGTGGCAGTGTAGTTGTAGTGGTGGCACGAATGGGCGTCCAGCAACAGTTTGTGGAAACTGTTGGTTTGCTTAgtatgggcgggggggggggggggggggttggatcTGGGGATGATTGCTCTTGTTGCATGAAATGAATCTGGCTGTTGGAGGCTGGtgggaggggttttgggaggggggatcgTGGGAGAGGCAAACAGCCAGTCTCAGACCTGCCCCGCCCATTCTAGCGCGCCTTCTCTGCAGTATCTGCTCAGAGCGGGCTTAGCGCCTCCCAGCGCCTACTCAGTGCGCGCCTCCTCTGCAGCGCGCCTTCCTAGAGCGCGCCTTCTAGACCATTTCTCCCCAACCCCGCCCCTTCCTAGCCCCGTCCTCTGGGTGTCTCCCCCCAGACCCCGCCTCTCCTTGAGCCCGCCTCCTCTGAGGCCTGTcccccaggccccgcctcccCGTAAGCCCGCCTCCTTTGAGGCCTCTCCCCCAGACCCCGCCTCTCTCTGAGCCCTCCCCTGAGGCCACTCCCCCAGGCCCCGCCTCTCCGTGAGCCCTTCTCCTCTGAGGTGGCTCCCCCAGACCCCACCTCCCCCTGTGAGCCCACCTCCTCTGAggtggcgccccccccccacacctccctccctAGGCCCGCCTCCTCTGAGGTGGCTTGCTCAGACCCCGCCTCTCCAAAGCTTGGCCCCTCCCTGAGCCAGCCTCTTCTGAGTTGGCCTACGGCCCCGCCTCCCCGGAACCCGCCTGCGCCTGCGCAGTgtgagcccccagcccctcccatcaGGCCCACCTCCTCTGCGCCTGCGTACTGCCTTCACTGCCTGAGCCTGGCTGCACAGCCCCTCCCTTCTGCGGTTTCTGTGGCGCCGGTTTTGCTTTTATCCAGCAGTGTCTGATAAATATAAGAACAATAAACAAGAACAATTAGCAACAATGATAATTATACCTGGAATTTACAAGCACTTTTTACaagtgctttgcatatattaaaTAACATAATCCACAATTTAAACTTGACAGTGGGTTATGAAAGGTGCTTCTGAGCATACATGACTGGTGCCTCTAAGGGCAATCCAGCTAAATGTTTTTACTATAAATGAGAAATaagttgttttaaatacttttaaggcTTTTTTAAGACACTAATGGGCATTTATGGTGGCTTACTGGAATAGGATTTTTTGGTGGATATAAAATAAGGAACAATTTGAACTGTGTTTCCTAGGAGTTTAGTGGCTTATTGGCATTGTTGGCCTTGGAGCAAGGATGAGGTGTTTATGTGTATGCCTGTGaagctaggtttttttttttttcttggaaccCTAGGGTATTAGCCCTGGCTAACTTGCCTGCGTATTTATTaattgtgcctggcacatggtaggcattcattaaatatgtgttaaatgacCAGAGTAAATTGGTTTATTCAGTGCCTTCTTTGGTGTCTGCaggtgttttctggttttttttctgtGGTGCTTTGCTGTGCTGGATTGTCCAAGGCATTGCTAGCCTTATTTCTCACACTTAataggatctttaaaaaaaaaaagcgtgtatgtatgtgtatatatatatatatatatatatatatatatatatactttaaactCCAATAATGTAAGctgtaattataataaaaaactattttaatttaaaatattcagaagaattagcttttttaaaataaaaagcaaaaactatttaaatatttaaatttggggTGAGTGGATTACTTACTGGTGgtacataattttcatttaaaatttgtataatgTAAAAAGTGGTTACATTACAAAATACATAGTTGAACATTTTAGCTGGCATTgttaaacttttttattaaacCAATTTATGCCTTACTTTTAGTCATATGTACCATATTTATGTTTCTAActaaatgaagaaattttaaaacctcatttATCCTGATACTTTTATACATGCTTATAATTACAGCTTTCAGTAAGTCCCCATGCCCACCTTGCCACCCTGACTCTCCCCCCGCCCAACTCCTCTTAGGAAATTCTGcgtctgcatttttttaaagttcaaaacaaTGGTAAAAATGTGCATATtaatataatttgcatttcacaaATAGTACACAGAGtactaaaaaagaaattgggacttttgaaaatgtaaagcaatTAAGAGTTGCTTAATGAAGTGTCATTTCCTAATGAGATGTTTAATGTGTGACAGTTTTGGGCCACTATTACTCTTTGATATGTTTGGGGAACGGAAGTTTTTAGAAGTCATCCTGAATAGTCAGAGatgaattaaatgtatttaattcctATATAGACTAGCAATGAATTCTTTTTCATATGTAAAGGTGACATCTGTCCCATGTGGCTCGGCTCTATGCTATGTATCCTTTCAGGTTTTCCTAAAACCTGACTGCACCTCCCCAGTCCAGCCCCTCATAAGGGGGGTTTAAAGAGCCATAGTTCTATAATTCAAATCAAGTCCTAATGCTCCTGTTTCTATGTTACCTGGTGCTCTAGttactgtttaaatattttaaaactttatttacacaaatgtTAACCTGCCTGCCCACTATCCTATCACTTTTAAAGTTGAAACCGCTCTTCTCTGGACAGTCATCTCCTTTAGGATTTAGAACCCCACCCCAAAATTTAAAACCCCAGAGGCGGGCACCTGAAACCTGATCTTGGTAAAGGTCAGGGGTCTCAAACTGGTGACCTTGCAGGCCAAATAAGACCCTTAATTTGTTTGACCAGCACtggaatacaatttttttaaagaattgaatgtctttggggaggggggacatgCATCCCCAAATTACAGTCACAGCCTCCTCCTTACTGTCTTAATTTCAGGTCCTTTTCACTTTTATGGTACCTTCCTGTCTACTAAAAGCATTTGAATTTTAAACCCTTATTGATCTTCTGATTCCCTAAACAATACAATGATTGCTGATTTCTGAACATGTTGTTATATCTGTCTTATTATTGTATTTTGCAGATATTAAAACCCATCAGATCTGGGCCTCAATAAAACTCATCTCAGTGACTGTGATTGACATGTAGGTTGTTAACCTTCCTGACCTGGGTCAGGCAGCGCCAGGCCATGCTTTGAATGCCTTTCCAGAATTTTGAAAGTATTGTCTGGATGACAGAAGTGGCACCCGAGTCACCTGACTTGTGCTTATTAGTTGTTATTTAATGGAACATTAAAACtcttaattttgtaaataaaaagtCCACTATTTTGTAACCTTATATTCTGAGTGTCACCAATACAGTTATCTCCAAGGAGTTGGAAATGAAACAGTGTCACAGGTTATGATGTATTGCATCTTCtagtttttctacatttttagaCTATTTAGAATATTCTTAAATGtcaattaaaactattaaaatggcACAGTAATTCTGTCCCTTAAAGATTCTGCTTGGGGGCTTGGGGGGAGATTCTGCTTGCTGTATAGCCACTCCTTGGAgtagggagggggagggcaggggaggggcctaAAGGATTATGAGGGGTCttaaggaagaggaaggaaagggtatTTCTCTACACCCAGGGTCAAGGCTGAAGTGTACAGCCATCATTTTTGATTATcacgttgtttttttttcttatgcccTATTGAttgaaatgttagctatttttcaCCTAACTTCTTTGAATAACACATGTTTATCTTTGTGGGttgtaattaatataattaatttagtGTCCATTTTGCCTTGATGAATCAGAGAGGAAAAGGTGGCCAAGACTGCCAAGTTAAAATTGTAGTGAATAGGCAGTCTGCCTgctttgtatattatatttttaaacttttgagcaCTTTTCTAAAGTTTTCCAAATATGAGAGTTTAATGCTCATtgtaaagttattaaaaaaattactctaaaTGCACTTAGCCCTATTTTTAGGAAGTACATAGGCACTGTTGGATCATTTATTTTAGGTGTGATTTATTGTCCCCATACCCATAATTAGGGACCTTTAATCCCTCAACCCCCCCATGCGCCATATATCCACTCACCGCCTAGGAGTACAGCCCTATCCTGCTCTAAATTACAAATTTTTGGTGGGACTGTGCTgacaaattttgtttaaaaaccagAAATTGCAAACTGGTGACCTGAAGGTCAAATGAGGTCCTGGATTTGTTCAACCTACAgtgtatacaaaaataatttaaaaatttaggtgGAAAATGTATGCCTAGGTTGCTATAGTTGCagcccctccctgttttaatCTTAGCCTCTTTACACAGAatgttacatttctattttcttattaataacTTTATTAATAACTACcaataacttttattattaataactttAATAACTATTAATAATGTAATAACTAACAGTTATTAAATATTCACACTGTGCCTTACCTGCGTTGTTTAATTAAATCTATACTGTAAATTTTTGAGTGTCCAATCTGATAGCTCACCTCCTCCTAAGAGgcatcaattaatatttgttgattgatcgCATAATAAGGAGGGAAACTGATATACACATGTTGCTGCTCAGTGCCACTTCTGTCCCACAGGGAATTCTCTTTCAGAAGTCaaattgtggtcagaaaagtaaTTTAGATAATCCTGTGGGTTTTGTGgcagttgttgttgtttgttttgataaTCATTTACCTTCTGCATGGAGGTAGACCACATGACAGTTGGCCAAAGTGCCCCCTTCCCCCAGAGTTGATGAATATAGGCATTGTGATTTTAagcccccaccttttttttttttttttttttttttggttccctaTTAGCTGGAATATTAGCTGTGTTTCAGGTAACTTGTCTAATAACAGTTAATCATTTTGGCTTTACTTTGTGGTGTTATTCTGGCTGGGTCTTTGACTTGAGAGGTTTTTGCAGTGCTCTCTTGATACAGAGTTGCTTGTTTACAATGTCTCAGTGTTCTTTTCTAGTCGGTGAAGGTAGCTTGCTGTTGATACAGTTATGTGTTGTTGAGTCATAATGAACAGGTGACATTTGAGAAGGAAAAGgtcatttggatttttaaaaaatggggtgcTTTTTGTTATGCTTTGTTTAAttgatgaatttctttttccccttttcaaggtttgcatttctttattaattaCTGATGTAAACAAGTAGGGCTAAGAGATACTTTAAATACTCATGTATTTGAAGTATTTTTGGTGGATACTTTAAATACTcatgtatttaaagtatttttggtGGATACTTTAAATACTCATGTATTTGAAGTATTTTTGGTGGATACTTTAAATACTcatgtatttaaagtattttggTGCATACTTTAAGTACTcatgtatttaaagtattttggTGGACACTCTAAATGCtaaattcttttttgtaatgtgCTGCTTTGAATGTACATGTTAAATTTATGCTTTTGTCTTCCTTTACAGaaacaaaaagcttttgaaaacaaaaagaagaaagggtggAAGAGGAGGCCAGGACCCAGGCCTCCATCCCCACAGGAGCGAAGCTGCACCTGGGAGGTCTCCTCCCACTCCAACTCTCACCCTGGGGCCCGactgcccacctcctcctcctcctcctccccccaacggcccttcctcctcctcttcctcctgctcctcctcctcttcttcttcttcctcctcgcGCAGCGGCCAAAGAGGCCAGTACATCCCCAACCTGGCCGAACGAAGGCGGGACGATCTCTCTGAAGAGATCAACAACCTCAGAGAGAAGGTCATGAAGCAGTCAGAGGAGAACAACAACCTGCAGAACCAGGTGCAGAAACTCACGGAGGAGAACACCTCCCTCCGTGAGCAAGTGGAGCCCACCCCTCAGGATGAGGAGGATGACCTCGAGCTCCGAGGTGCTGCAGCGGCCGCTGCCCCGCCCACTCCCATAGAGGAAGAGTGCCCAGATGACCTTCCCGAGAAGTTTGACGGCAACCCAGACATGCTGGTTCCTTTCATGGCCCAGTGCCAGCTCTTCATGGAAAAGAGCACCCGAGATTTCTCAGTCGATCGCGTCCGCGTCTGCTTCGTGACCAGCATGATGACCGGCCGTGCCGCCCGCTGGGCCTCCGCGAAGCTGGAGCGATCCCACTACCTGATGCACAACTACCCAGCCTTCATGACCGAGATGAAGCACGTCTTTGAAGACCCTCAGAGGCGGGAGGCTGCCAAACGCAAGATCAGACGTCTGCGCCAAGGCATGGGGTCAGTCATCGACTATTCCAACGCCTTCCAGATGATTGCCCAGGACCTGGATTGGAATGAGCCCGCCCTGATTGACCAGTACCACGAGGGCCTCAGCGACCACATCCAGGCGGAGCTGTCGCGCCTTGAAGTGGCCAAGTCGCTGTCCGCACTGATAGGCCAGTGCATCCACATCGAGAGGAGGCTGGCCAGAGCGGCCGCGGCGCGCAAGCCTCGCTCCCCGCCGCGCGCGCTCGTTCTGCCGCACATCACCAGCCACCACCAGGTAGATCCCACCGAGCCTGTGGGAGGTGCCCGCATGCGCCTGacccaggaagaaaaggaacgACGCAGAAAGCTGAACCTTTGCCTCTACTGTGGGAATGGAGGTCACTACGCCGACAACTGTCCTGCCAAGGCCTCAAAGGCTTCGCCGGCGGGAAACTCCCCGGCCCCGCTGTAGAGGGACCTTCAGCGACCGGGCCAGAATTAATAAGGTCCCCACAAGATGATGCTTCATCTCCACACTTGCAAGTGATGCTCCAGATTCATCTCCCGGGCAGACACACCCTGTTCGTCCGAGCCATGATCGATTCTGGTGCTTCTGGCAACTTCATCGATCACGAGTACGTTGCCCAAAATGGGATTCCTCTGAGAGTCAAGGACTGGCCGATACTTGTGGAAGCAATTGACGGACGTCCCATAGCATCGGGCCCCGTTGTCCACGAAACGCATGACCTGATCGTTGACCTGGGAGATCACCGCGAGGTGCTGTCATTTGACGTGACTCAGTCTCCGTTCTTCCCCGTTGTCCTCGGGGTGCGCTGGCTGAGCACACACGACCCCAACATCACGTGGAGCACCCGATCTATCGTCTTTGATTCTGAATATTGCCGATACCACTGCCGGATGTACTCTCCGATACCACCGTCGCTCCCCCCACCAGCGCAGCCGTCCTTCTACTACCCGGTGGATGGATACAGAGTTTACCAACCAGTGAGGTACTACTATGTCCAGAACGTGTACACTCCGGTGGATGAAAACGTCTACCCAGATCACCGTCTGGTGGACCCGACCATAGAGATGATCCCTGGAGCACACAGTATCCCCAGCGGACACGTGTACTCGCTGTCCGAGCCTGAAATGGCAGCTCTGCGAGATTTCGTGGCCAGAAACGTGAAAGATGGGCTGATCACCCCAACGATCGCCCCCAACGGAGCCCAAGTTCTCCAGGTGAAAAGGGGGTGGAAACTGCAAGTTTCCTACGACTGCCGAGCTCCCAACAACTTCACCATCCAGAATCAGTATCCTCGACTCTCTATTCCAAATTTGGATGACCAGGCTCACCTGGCGACGTATACTGAATACGTACCTCAGATACCTGGATACCAAACGTACCCCACCTATGCCACGTACCCGACCTACCCGGTAGGATTCGCCTGGTACCCGGTGGGGCGAGACGGACACGGGCGATCGCTCTATGTCCCCGTGATGATCACCTGGAATCCGCATTGGTACCGCCAGCCTCCGGTACCCCAGTatccgccgccgcagccgccgccgccgccgccgcctccgccgccgccgccgtcttACAGCACCATGTAAACACTTGTCGTGTCCTTCGAGATCTCTGCCCTCAGATTTACTCCTGTTCAGCTTCTCAACCAATGACTGTGTGCCAAACTGGGCTACTGCATCTACAGGCCAAACCTGAGGCACGGTCCTCTCTGAAACGGCTACGGAAAGGTCAGGGCCACCCTGGACAGGCACACGTCCTGAAAAGCACCAAAAGAGCGACAGAGCATTCACCAACAAATTATCTCTCGGTTTTCCACCGTAACTGCCAATGTAACGAAAATTCGTTGAAATCTCTGTCACCATCTGAATTAATAGGCTGCCAGATTCCACCTTTAACATTTACAGAGAAGCTGATGCAAACACAGGAAATGCTGATTTCTCTATGGAGGGGGAGatacagaggaggaggaggaggacatgaCTTTTCTTGCAGTTTCGGTACCCTCTTTACATCATTGGAGGACCGACGCCTTATTAAGGAAGCCAGAATTGTTGGTGCAGTGTAAAACGGCTTCCGTGATCTTTTTGCTGCACCCTTCGAAACTTCACCATCTTCAGACTCCACATTCATGGTTCCGTTAATTCTCAAGGAGCAGCAACGAGACTGGTTCTCCCAGGAGCAGGCAAACCCCCTGCAACAGCAACACCTCAGGCCTCAGAAGGAAGTGCTCTCTCAGAAGGGACTCTGGCATGTTTAGAGTGTGCCTTCACACCCTGGTGCAAATCACATGTACCCAAGAACTCTGGCTTTCTCACAACACCTTACCATCATCATGCCAGTAATGGCTTCCATGAAGTGTTAAACCCGGTAATTAGAGACTGTTGGTGATTATGTTTTGGTCACGCATGAGGGTTAATGAGTAGCAGCAAATCAAAAGGATTCTTAACCCATACCCACCTCTTAAGAGACTCTGAGTTAATGCTACCAACTTGTCCATCAGAAGAAATTTCACGGGTGTTGTTAACTGGCTGGAAGAGCCTCATCTGAAGTCTTGGAAGCATCTCTCCATGTGTCTGCCTCCATTTGCATCTGGGCATTTCATCAGCAGTCCCCTCACTAGACTATAGCATTAGGATGCTTAGAGAGGGGACACGAATTTAGCACCCAGACCCACACTCCTATGCCTGCGAGGGATATCTTTGAAGAAGAGGGATTGAGGCACTGGACATGGCCTTGAAGATACGGACTTCTTTTGTGAGCTTTAAATCCAGAGAGTGACCTGATGGGTAACCACTTTAAAAGGATCAAGAGTTCACACAACGGAAAGCGGTCCCCTCTAGGGGATGGAGAGGATAATAAGCTGCCAATGAATGAAAGGCCTCGAACAACTCAAATGACTCAAAGCAACGGACAACATAAGCGTTGTCTTCAGTCTGGTGATGACGTCTAGTCTCCTGGATGCTTTGTGCTAACCTGGGACTGCCTGACTTCTTTAGCCTGGTCTTTTGCTACTACCTTGAACTGTTTGTCtaacctttctctttctgtttaatTCTTTACTACTGCCATTGACCCTGCTGCAGGATTCGTGTCATCTTTCCTGCCTGGTTGCTGAGACTCCATTTTGCTGCCATGCACGGAGGAGAAAGAGGCAGGCTTCGAGGGGCATGTGTTTCAATACACAACGTCCAATTGCCAAAACACAGTTTGAGCAGTAGACCGTGTGGTATATATTTCCAATTGCTTATCATGAAGAGGAGTCCAACGGTGAAGTTTCATTTTTCATCCACATCATCTTTCATACATTCATTATcgtccccccccccattcttgcatgtttaaatacttaaaagttttaGCTGTAGGTTAGTGGTGTCTTTTAACAGTGTTTTAAAGTGGTGACTGCTTTCAGAAGTTATTTCCATTGAATTACAAAGTTCTATCCAATTCTTACtgttaaactaattaaaatggaTAAGTTAacatagtataaaatattttactgtgaaCTTCTCTTACAACACTGTGAATGGAGTCCTCAGAACTGGAGTATTTGTATAGTGGTTCATCCCGTTAACCTTCAATCTTCTATTTTAACATATACAAGTTCAATTTTATCAATTGGGCCTTTAACAAGTCACACAAAAAGATCTACAAATCCAAAGAAGATAACTAATTGGCTAGTTAATTCCAAAAAcgtttcctcccccccccccccccccccccccccccccgctttcagTGGAATCAGAAAGCTTGTCAGTCACCCACGTGTATTAgagtaattacttttaaaatggtgCGTTTGTGCTTCTGGACTATTTTGAAGCGTCACTTCAGTTTACCTCAGATCAATCCATCATCCATACATTTGATTCAAGTTGTTTTGTGTCAAACTTACAGTTGTCAATTGATCTTCAAGCTGCAGAGGACCTAGAAGTAGGTCATTTGTCTGCAGCCCTGTGGCATGTGCACACGGACATTTGCCATCACTGCAAGCAAACATCTGGAGATGTTGACCAACGAAAGCAGCGGTCAGGGAGAGCatggtgatggggatgaagaCCCTGACGCACATTTGGCTGTTTAGTAAAGCTTGTGGAAAACTTTGGGCAGTGTGTACTATGCTTTATTGCTATATATACTCTCTATTATCCTATCTATAAATGTAGGTGTTAAGAATaagtaatttcaaatttattctatAGTATCAGGATTTAATAAGTTTCctttcactgaatttattttgttgctgttgattaTGTTAATTGGACCCTTTTTTGGGGCATTTTTCCCACAAAAATGCCTTTATTCATTagaaaggaaagagcaaaggAATTAAATCTCTAAGGGAGTTAGAAAGGGAGCAAAATAAAGCATAAAGGACATAAATAAATCAGCATATCAGCGTTATTAAGGAAAACCGGTAGTCGACCTTTTTGAAACAAATTGGCAAACGTGATTAACTTTTGACCCAAATTTTCAGTGTTCATGAAATCAAGGAAGAAGAAGATATGAGCTCCCATTGTTGGGCGACCCTGGAGAGAACTAGTG is a window from the Leopardus geoffroyi isolate Oge1 chromosome A2, O.geoffroyi_Oge1_pat1.0, whole genome shotgun sequence genome containing:
- the PEG10 gene encoding LOW QUALITY PROTEIN: retrotransposon-derived protein PEG10 (The sequence of the model RefSeq protein was modified relative to this genomic sequence to represent the inferred CDS: inserted 1 base in 1 codon) translates to MRNKKLLKTKRRKGGRGGQDPGLHPHRSEAAPGRSPPTPTLTLGPDCPPPPPPPPPNGPSSSSSSCSSSSSSSSSSRSGQRGQYIPNLAERRRDDLSEEINNLREKVMKQSEENNNLQNQVQKLTEENTSLREQVEPTPQDEEDDLELRGAAAAAAPPTPIEEECPDDLPEKFDGNPDMLVPFMAQCQLFMEKSTRDFSVDRVRVCFVTSMMTGRAARWASAKLERSHYLMHNYPAFMTEMKHVFEDPQRREAAKRKIRRLRQGMGSVIDYSNAFQMIAQDLDWNEPALIDQYHEGLSDHIQAELSRLEVAKSLSALIGQCIHIERRLARAAAARKPRSPPRALVLPHITSHHQVDPTEPVGGARMRLTQEEKERRRKLNLCLYCGNGGHYADNCPAKASKASPXGKLPGPAVEGPSATGPELIRSPQDDASSPHLQVMLQIHLPGRHTLFVRAMIDSGASGNFIDHEYVAQNGIPLRVKDWPILVEAIDGRPIASGPVVHETHDLIVDLGDHREVLSFDVTQSPFFPVVLGVRWLSTHDPNITWSTRSIVFDSEYCRYHCRMYSPIPPSLPPPAQPSFYYPVDGYRVYQPVRYYYVQNVYTPVDENVYPDHRLVDPTIEMIPGAHSIPSGHVYSLSEPEMAALRDFVARNVKDGLITPTIAPNGAQVLQVKRGWKLQVSYDCRAPNNFTIQNQYPRLSIPNLDDQAHLATYTEYVPQIPGYQTYPTYATYPTYPVGFAWYPVGRDGHGRSLYVPVMITWNPHWYRQPPVPQYPPPQPPPPPPPPPPPPSYSTM